In one Streptomyces venezuelae genomic region, the following are encoded:
- a CDS encoding SCO2322 family protein encodes MTRGRVRRGRLALAALLAALLGVLAAAPAQAAGYRYWSFWERDGKEWTYASQGPGTARPEDGDVQGFRFSVSDDSKDSAKPRGPADFDAICRDTPAKDGRKRVGLVVDFGTAGDAPGGETPPKQRTACAQVGEDATSAEALASVAEPLRYDSKALLCAIDGYPKTGCGEQVSDGAGTETKTQPGNTPGGGDGDDGGPSVGLVAGIAAVVLLGGAGIWQARRRRA; translated from the coding sequence GTGACGCGGGGCCGGGTGCGGCGCGGCCGCCTCGCCCTCGCGGCACTCCTCGCCGCGCTGCTCGGCGTCCTCGCGGCCGCGCCCGCCCAGGCCGCCGGCTACCGCTACTGGTCGTTCTGGGAACGGGACGGCAAGGAGTGGACGTACGCAAGCCAGGGTCCCGGCACCGCGCGCCCCGAGGACGGGGACGTGCAGGGCTTCCGGTTCTCGGTCTCCGACGACTCGAAGGACTCCGCGAAGCCGCGCGGCCCCGCCGACTTCGACGCCATCTGCCGGGACACCCCGGCGAAGGACGGCCGCAAGCGCGTCGGCCTCGTCGTCGACTTCGGCACGGCGGGCGACGCCCCCGGCGGCGAGACGCCGCCGAAGCAGCGGACGGCCTGCGCGCAGGTCGGCGAGGACGCCACCAGCGCGGAGGCGCTCGCCTCCGTCGCCGAGCCGCTGCGCTACGACAGCAAGGCGCTGCTCTGCGCGATCGACGGCTACCCGAAGACGGGCTGCGGCGAGCAGGTCTCCGACGGCGCGGGCACGGAGACGAAGACGCAGCCGGGGAACACGCCCGGTGGCGGCGACGGCGACGACGGCGGACCCTCCGTCGGCCTGGTCGCCGGGATCGCCGCCGTCGTCCTGCTCGGCGGTGCCGGTATCTGGCAGGCCCGCCGCCGCCGCGCCTGA
- a CDS encoding prenyltransferase/squalene oxidase repeat-containing protein has translation MNVRRSAAVLAAAVAVFGSAAAPAAFADDAKPSPSAALPSGLYGKTDPKFDGVFRQSYALLAQDTEGVKPAAKAVDWLTGQQCASGGFAAYRADSTEPCNSKTAVDSNSTASAVQALAALGGQDKTVKKSVDWLKSVQNKDGGWGYNPGLPSDANSTGIVVGALVAAGRNPADVKSQDGKSAYDALPKLAMDCGKDGGAFGLADMKSGKLAPNADATAAGVLGSLGKGLVVTAPKKSDDAAPKCAKPDTATQAASNGVGYLLDTLGKSDDHLMSSMPGSTDQPDFGNTADSVLALAAAGQKERAERSAEWLAKNSADWAKQSGPAAYSQLIFAAHAAGMDARDFGGADLVKQLNATGPAPETSAKSASDADEKKDDDGGVSVWWIVGVGMVAGIGIGFLYSGNRKKQQP, from the coding sequence ATGAACGTTCGTCGCAGCGCAGCGGTCCTGGCCGCCGCCGTCGCCGTGTTCGGCTCGGCCGCGGCACCGGCCGCCTTCGCGGACGACGCGAAGCCGTCGCCGTCGGCCGCCCTCCCCTCGGGCCTCTACGGCAAGACCGACCCGAAGTTCGACGGCGTCTTCCGCCAGTCGTACGCCCTGCTCGCCCAGGACACCGAGGGCGTGAAGCCCGCCGCGAAGGCCGTGGACTGGCTCACCGGCCAGCAGTGCGCGAGCGGCGGCTTCGCCGCGTACCGGGCGGACTCGACCGAGCCCTGCAACTCCAAGACGGCGGTCGACAGCAACTCCACCGCGTCCGCCGTGCAGGCACTCGCCGCGCTCGGCGGCCAGGACAAGACGGTCAAGAAGAGCGTCGACTGGCTGAAGTCCGTGCAGAACAAGGACGGCGGCTGGGGCTACAACCCGGGGCTGCCCTCCGACGCGAACTCCACCGGCATCGTGGTCGGCGCGCTCGTCGCCGCGGGCCGCAACCCCGCCGACGTGAAGTCGCAGGACGGCAAGTCCGCCTACGACGCGCTGCCGAAGCTCGCCATGGACTGCGGCAAGGACGGCGGCGCCTTCGGCCTCGCCGACATGAAGTCCGGCAAGCTCGCGCCGAACGCCGACGCCACCGCCGCGGGTGTGCTCGGCAGCCTCGGCAAGGGCCTGGTCGTGACCGCCCCCAAGAAGTCCGATGACGCCGCGCCCAAGTGCGCGAAGCCGGACACCGCCACGCAGGCCGCGAGCAACGGCGTCGGCTACCTGCTCGACACCCTCGGCAAGAGCGACGACCACCTGATGTCGTCGATGCCGGGCTCCACGGACCAGCCGGACTTCGGCAACACCGCCGACTCCGTGCTCGCGCTCGCCGCCGCCGGGCAGAAGGAGCGGGCCGAGCGGTCCGCCGAGTGGCTCGCGAAGAACTCCGCGGACTGGGCGAAGCAGTCGGGCCCGGCGGCGTACTCCCAGCTGATCTTCGCCGCGCACGCGGCGGGCATGGACGCGCGCGACTTCGGCGGCGCCGACCTCGTCAAGCAGCTGAACGCCACCGGTCCGGCCCCCGAGACCTCCGCCAAGTCCGCGTCCGACGCGGACGAGAAGAAGGACGACGACGGCGGCGTCAGCGTCTGGTGGATCGTCGGCGTCGGCATGGTCGCCGGCATCGGCATCGGCTTCCTGTACAGCGGCAACCGCAAGAAGCAGCAGCCGTGA